The genomic stretch GTCGATTTGGGTTTCTTCCTGCAGATTCCGATGAGGCACTGTCATCTTCCTCGTCGACTCCGCTGTTGTTATCGTGTTCATCTCCGCTCAGTCTCACACGAACCAAGCAAAGCTCCCTCTCTGCGTCATCACCGACCCCTGCGATTTTGTAGAAGTAGAACAAAGATTTTGAGAAAGGCATACAGCGCTCCGCCTCCGCCTCCGCCTCCGCCTCCGACCTGCATCAATAACAGTAGACAAAACTGAAGAGGAGTGATCCAAAAGCGCAGAAATGCCAACCAAAGCGGCAGAAGAGTTTTCCAACACAGCCAGATCTCCATCCGTCACCCCAACCTCCTCGGGCTTCCTCGATTTCAATGCAAACAAGGAATCCAGAAATGCAAATACAGAACCAAAGTCCAAGCTTTCGGGGTTAAATCCAGCATTTAGGGTTTCTACAATCGAATCGGGAAGAAAGTCACGAATACTAGCGTTGGATAGAGCGAGCTTGTTTAGTAGGACAACAAGAGCAGCTCGAGATTCTTCTAGGGTTAGAAATCTCGATTCTGAGTTGTTTAGAGAAACCGTAGAGAGGGAGTGTTTCTTAGTTAGCTTATCAGTGACGGCAGAATCAATTCTTACCTGGGAGACATTGGCAATGGCGAAGACCGATgacgaagaaagagaagaacctTTACCTCCTATCGTTACCACTAAAacctctcgtccagccgccatTGTTGGAGCTCCTCTTCGAAAGAGCTTCAAAGATGGAGGTGTTTCAGTTGGCTTTCTGAGCGTTTCAGCGAACTTTATTCCCACGTTAACCTTAAGTAGTGTTTCAGTTGGCTTtcttatcaaacacccaaaattctgtttctgttcttagaaacggaaatttatgtttctgttcccataaacggaaatttctgtttctgtcgtttcttgaaacagaaacagcagaaacgttatcaaacaagcCCTTAATTTTTTGCCAAGGAGAGAATTCTCTATTCAAGAGCATGGCTTCTACACCGATATAAGTCCAATGAGAGAGTACATAAAATCATCAACAGCATGTTTCATAGCACCACTAACGTTTGTGTatgtggaaaaaaatcgtctgcaattccgatctcgtacaattccgtgcaataccactttcaggcggtgacacgtgtattgataccaatacaatggtccagatctgatttaaatgtctctttactaatttaatgttttattagttgtagcagatctggaccattgtattggtatcaatacacgtgtcaccacctaaaggtggtattgcacgaaattatacgagatcggaattgcagacgatttcaacccttgTGTATGTTCTACCACTGCCCACCTTTCGTTTGTCACACGTCTGACCCTCGGAGGGTCAATTTGTTGTACATCACATGCTTCGCACGGCCACTATTATAATTGTCACGTGATAAGATACGAAGATAGATTTGACACGTGGAAGTCGTTCTAACCACATTCGACATTGACCACACAAGGAACAAAACATTCGGGCTCGGGTTTGGGTGTACTTAGCCCCGACTAATCCCTTTTACAAATTTATCCTTCCACCTCACCATCCAACTGATCGCCTCAACTTGGTTGTTGAGGTAGAAAGACCAATCTACCCTTTCCTGCTCAACCTCCTCAAACGCGTCAGGTCAAGTAGTAGAATTCGAGTCACACACATCCTATAAAAGGCCAAACTCCCGCTACTTCTTCCTCTCTCATATACAAACTAATAACCAGAGCAACCGGAAATTctcctctatctctctctctctctctctctcgccgcTGCTCTATGGATTCTTCATCTCCTTGTTCCGTCATCATCGTCGGAGCAGGGATTTCCGGTGAGAAAAACTCCTCCGATACAGTCAGGTTTTCTCTCTTTCGTTGAAATTTGAATCTGATTTGTTGTTCTTGTTCTGTGTAAAGGTATATCGGCCGCGAAGTTATTGGCGGAGAACGGAGTGGATGATTTGGTGATACTCGAAGCTTCGGATCGTATCGGAGGGAGGATTCGGAAGGAAGATTTTGGAGACGTGTCGGTGGAGTTGGGTGCCGGTTGGATCCAAGGCGTTGGCGGGAAGGAATCTAATCCGGTTTGGGAATTAGCTTGCGAATCAGGTCTTCGCACTTGCTTTTCCGATTACAGTAATGCTCGTTTCAACATCTACGATCGAAGGTTCGTtacttcctctttttcttcttctttcttgttctctTCCTGCGAGTTATTTTGTCACGGGTTTCGCTAGAGTACGCCGGGGGTTGTAGAGGTGCGCATGACAACGCCTGAACGCCATTTACTCTGAGGTAGTGAGATGTCTATCGATGGACAGGTGGAGTTTAGTATTTCAATTATGGTCAACCATTGTACTTCCCCCGGCGTAATTTAGCATTTTCTTCATATGTCCAGTTGTCACTGACGAGAAACGATTAGGGTTTACGACGTGAAACATTCGATTTGATATTTTGAGTAGAGCATCGGCCGTACGATGTTTGTGTCGCAATTGTGTTTCGTGCTGTTCTTATTGtagttctttttctttatatGATGGGGTTTCAAACAACACGGACGATTCTTGGTATCTGACTCGGTTTTTTTGAATCGGTTTCAGTGGGAAGATATTCCCAAGCGGTTTAGCTGCGGCTTCGTATAATAAAGCCGTGGACTCGGCGATTCAGGAACTCAGGAATCAGGAGGCTATGCTAAGTGGCCTCTCCACAGGACCGGAACCATCATCGTAATCCTCTTCTAACTCCCTTGATCATCTTATTATCAGATTAAGTTTTGCAGATTAACTTTCATTTTTGGGGGGTTTTCAGGGCACCAAAGACTCCAATAGAGCTAGCCATCGATTTCATCCTCCATGATTTTGAGATGGCAGGTCAGTTACCGTCAGTATCAACTCAATTttgttcatctttttctttgattcctgATGTGGGTCTTTGTTGGAAATTTAACAAAATGGGTTTTGTATACAGAGGTAGAACCAATATCAACATATACAGATTTTGGGGAGAGAGAATTTCTTGTAGCAGATGAAAGAGGATACGAATTCTTGCTATATAAGATGGCGGAAAGTTTTCTTTTCACCTCTGAAGGTAAAATCGTGGACAATCGTCTTAAGCTAAACAAGGTAACATTTCTAAACTCTTTCTATTTGCTGTTATCAGTTCTTTTCCAAACATCAGATTGAGAAAACAGAGAGGAAACTAAAAAGATTGTGAACTGTTTTTTTTATGCATGCACTTTCTTCTCTTGCTGGGTTTGACCGACTTTTGGTCTTTTAGATAACGACGTTCTCTTCAAAACCACTAAAAAAAAgatctcctccccctcccccctcccccctccccttcccaCCCAATTGGTCAACTCTTTTatagaaaaattttcattcttgatgatcattattaaataaatgCAGTTCGACTAATGAGTTCATCTAGTTTATGAGTTTCTTTTAAATTGGGAAATTGAAATCTGTGGGCATGAAagggaataataaaaaattgctCTCTGATTGTAGAAACTTTTCTGTTAATCAATCACTTTCCctttgggttcacaaatactctcttaaattttttgtattttttaaaatatctttcAAGGGGCATTGGGTATTGCTCGGGACACAATGGTTAAATTGTATTATAACAACATGTTGATCAGAGTCAAAACTTAGAAAAACTTCTTCTAGGAAGCAAATGGTAAGATTGCATatatttctctctcccaaactctgcAGTAGTGGGAACTTTGTGTACTTATATGCATGGATTTAGTTCCactattggtattggtattggatccgGATTGGTATTGAAAAGGATTGATTTGTATCGATCACTTTTGCCTTtcatttaaagagaaaaaaacatttttttactgttttaaccTTGAAACAGTACGAATAACCAATCTAAATCAATCATGAATCAAGACTTAGTCTTAGCtaatactgatacgatactTCAAATACAATACCATACTTGAGATCATGGTCAGATGACTCCACAATgtcaaaaaacttttttttggtaaaatagagTGTCCAAAAAACACTCTCCGAAAACCGGATGCTTAAATAGAATAGGGTGTAGGAGGTCTTGTCACTTTCCTCATTTAATGGGTGATTGCTTCTTCCATGGACCAGAGTAAAGAAGTCAAGTGAAAAAATGAATCAAGGGAACAGTAGGGCAGTGCCATCTCTCCCACTTGAAATAGAACTTCTTGTCGACGTATAGGTGCAATTTATTATGAGATCCCACCATGAAATGTGAAATAAAAACAAGAGCAGGGTTGGGTTTTGGTCACATATTGATGTTGtatttatttgtgttttttgtCATATATTAATGTAGCATTCGTTTACAGTTTCCACATAGTTCTTGGTTTGACTATGCGCAGAATTTGATGTGTCCAGGGCCTGTCGGCCTCGGATTCTATCCTTTCTTTataaactaattaattaattattaattaaattgaGGGCTTAAACTAATAAACTTTGgattaattatttattgttCCATTGGATCCATGTGAGAGCAGGTTGTTCGGGAATTACAGCACTCGAGAAACGGCGTTACGGTGAAAACGGAGGATGGTTGCGTTTACGAGGCCAATTACGTGATTTTGTCTGTTAGTGTTGGCGTTCTTCAAAGCGACCTTATTTCTATTTGCCCTCCCTTGCCTgtacgctctctctctctctctctctctctctctctctccaaatcgCAAAGTCTTCACCATATATGTTGTCTGGGCTGCATTAGACCACATTTAGCCTTTTAGGTCCCATTTTTAACCGTAAAATGTCTTCATCTGTTCCGTCGTATCCGCCTAAGGCACGGTAGGACACTTGGTCTCTTCCCTGAGAGACATGGACAAGGTACCGGGGACCGCCAAGGAACAATGATCCCTTCACCGATATCTCCTCGATGAGACCTGCTATATGCAAACCgttctttaaaaaaattttagtGGTTGAGATTGGAATGCCGCCGGCTTGTCCAGACTTGGCACTCTCTTCCTCACCCTATTAAAAGACATATATGTCCTATTGAACACTACTTATTTGTATTTTGATACCTTGATGCATAAGTAAAGAGAGACTGAGACATGCAAACAGGTAACATTTTCttccttaaaattttattacttaaaaaaaaaaccccataataTAAATCCCTCTTAAACCTCAAAACCATTACATAAGCAAGGAATCCACTCAAATGGCTGGTCAAGCGTTTCAGGTCCTCTGGTAGATTCctttacatatatatttttttgactaCATAAACTGTTAATGTAGCTACTGACCATTAATCAGTTGAATTTCAGGCCAATGTATTgatcatatttaccaaaaaaaaaaataaagtattgaTCATATGGCCCTTAATAATAAGTCCGCAATACGGAATGATGGGGCCTACCAGTGGGAAAATCCTAGCTGGTACAAGATTACATGGTCCCACTGTGATGCAGAGGGTCCAAATCCCTGAGACCCTGACCAAGACAGAGGGTCAAACCTGTTTAATTGGTATTGGGGGCATTGGGTTCAGAGACCCTATTTCCCTGATGTGATGGGAAACGAGCTATCATctttaaataatcaaaatataaaaggtTATGAAGGCAAGAGataaacagtttttttttttttttttgaatcctCTTCGTTTTTAACGTTCATAATTATCTTTTCTGATTTCTGATACTGTTGGCTTTGGGGCTTTATCCCACGAGGCCATAACTGTATGTATAGAATTTCTATATTTATTCTTACCAAAAACGTAGAA from Macadamia integrifolia cultivar HAES 741 chromosome 14, SCU_Mint_v3, whole genome shotgun sequence encodes the following:
- the LOC122061271 gene encoding polyamine oxidase 1-like, which produces MDSSSPCSVIIVGAGISGISAAKLLAENGVDDLVILEASDRIGGRIRKEDFGDVSVELGAGWIQGVGGKESNPVWELACESGLRTCFSDYSNARFNIYDRSGKIFPSGLAAASYNKAVDSAIQELRNQEAMLSGLSTGPEPSSAPKTPIELAIDFILHDFEMAEVEPISTYTDFGEREFLVADERGYEFLLYKMAESFLFTSEGKIVDNRLKLNKVVRELQHSRNGVTVKTEDGCVYEANYVILSVSVGVLQSDLISICPPLPKWKTEAIMKCDVIVYTKIFLKFPSKFWPCGPGTEFFIYAHERRGYYTFWQHMENAYPGSNILVVTLTNGESKRVEAQSDEKTMEEAMGVLRDMFGPDIPDATRLLVPRWWNNRFQRGSYSNYPLLATKQDFTDIKAPVGPIFFSGEHTNERFNGYVHGGYLSGIDTSNALLKEMRKEEKKRESSLDLVESQNFLLEPLLALTESFTLTKQEAVSGLQKWDIARQLYVSGKLVVQEAIK